In one Colletotrichum destructivum chromosome 2, complete sequence genomic region, the following are encoded:
- a CDS encoding Putative threonine/serine exporter-like domain-containing protein yields MSGSPQDPGASSSNTSSSVSPQPAASQNPFNNNQQPGKLQTPPLLHPSSATPQARKEKKRVGFHGDGQAQAQVQPENRPPSIVIEDDYFAQAMSPEGPEVNPFDTPRRRDTDVTPAGAPDAGELRRALTQVLNLENQDGSPSETPARPRPVLRRNTSYDDPQEREKADLAERTAGERQQRSGLEARQRANRLAVSIENYSSPPSRTNSVDMAYNPFSDDEDADHVTGLSSAVDGAQDRRKVRSRPRKNSHLDAENLVRSHTKRSKKGDRGPNDYFKYQPPPGVRSGTATPTLEQSYAHDYVPPPKQYHGGILSSLLKLYNENGSGGSSGRNTPGANTPGTATPNHSPPGSKPASAPPSAPPSAPGSPRPSRPNSGLFHYHKKQGSRSSVALAELLKSSSAMAGPASSVFSQGFTEKIKHEPPSRPKKRKSSVWGGSSPKSSKADDKIRITKHIAQILSRHKYLVKLCRALMLYGAPTHRLEEYMKMSARVLEIEGQFLYIPGCMIISFDDSATHTTEVKIVRSAHGVDLGKLRDVHDIYKQVVHDLISVDEATIMIENITSRKLKFGNWTRVPIYGLASVCVAPFAFQGRFIDLPIAFILGCILGWMQLILAPSNELYANVFEITAAIVTSFLARAFGSINNGELFCFSALAQSSIALILPGYMVLCSSLELQSHNLVAGSVRMVYAMIYTLFLGYGTTIGTALYGMIDKHAESRTSCTKPLNRNWYLLFVPGFTLCLCIINQAKWKQTPVMIIISLAGFLVNSYSSDFFVGNAQISNMLGALTVGLLANLYSRLGRHAHNYCLDFLDWWDLRMAPRFVTASRRRNERPRPEMYQMSGQTGAGAGSNGVHTPGETTPETAPTTPTTEAFSEKDMAEGVVPERKRTVGYGLAAAAMLPAIFVQVPSGLAAGGSLLAGVTSADQITNNNGTTTGDSSDLNNSAFAVLLSVIQVAIGITVGLFLSALMVYPLGKRRSGLLSF; encoded by the coding sequence ATGTCGGGGTCCCCTCAGGATCCGGGGGCGAGCAGCTCCAACACGAGCTCCAGCGTATCCCCTCAGCCTGCTGCGTCCCAAAACCCTTTCAACAACAATCAACAGCCGGGAAAGCTCCAGACTCCGCCGCTGCTCCATCCTTCGTCCGCGACGCCCCAAGcacgaaaagaaaagaagagggtcGGATtccacggcgacggccaggccCAAGCCCAAGTCCAACCGGAGAACCGCCCGCCGagcatcgtcatcgaggaCGACTACTTCGCCCAGGCCATGTCTCCTGAAGGTCCCGAAGTTAACCCCTTCGACaccccgcgccgccgagacaCTGATGTCACCCCGGCCGGCGCCCCGGATGCCGGCGAGCTGCGCCGCGCCCTCACCCAGGTGCTCAACTTGGAGAACCAAGATGGCAGCCCTTCCGAGACGCccgcccggccccggcccgtGTTGCGTCGGAACACCAGCTACGACGACCCGcaggagagggaaaaggccgacctcgccgagcgaACCGCCGGCGAACGCCAGCAGCGCTCCGGGCTCGAGGCCCGCCAACGCGCCAACCGCCTGGCCGTCAGCATCGAAAACTACTCTTCGCCCCCGTCTCGCACCAACTCGGTCGACATGGCCTACAATCCcttcagcgacgacgaggacgcggatCACGTCACCGGCCTGAGCTCGGCGGTAGACGGCGCCCAAGACCGACGCAAGGTCCGCTCCCGTCCTAGAAAGAACTCTCACctggacgccgagaacctcGTTCGATCGCACACGAAGCGCTCCAAGAAGGGCGACCGGGGACCGAACGACTACTTCAAATACCAACCACCGCCCGGCGTCCGCTCCGGGACCGCCACACCCACCCTCGAGCAGTCGTACGCCCACGACTATGTCCCGCCGCCCAAGCAGTACCACGGCGGTATTCTCTCCTCCCTTCTTAAGCTGTACAACGAGAATGGAAGCGGTGGCAGCAGTGGTCGAAACACGCCCGGTGCCAATACGCCCGGGACGGCAACGCCCAACCATTCTCCTCCCGGCTCCAAGCCGGCATCTGCCCCCCCTTCGGCCCCCCCCTCGGCTCCCGGATCTCCCCGTCCGTCGCGCCCCAACAGTGGCTTGTTCCACTACCACAAAAAGCAGGGATCCCGCTCTTCCGTTGCCCTGGCAGAACTTCTCAAGTCGTCGTCCGCCATGGCCGGTCCCGCCTCGAGCGTCTTCAGCCAGGGATTCACGGAGAAGATCAAGCATGAGCccccgtcgaggccgaagaagaggaagtcCAGTGTCTGGGGCGGCTCGTCGCCCAAGTCCTCCAAGGCGGACGATAAGATCCGCATCACCAAGCACATTGCCCAGATCTTGTCGCGCCATAAGTATCTCGTCAAGCTGTGCAGGGCGCTGATGCTCTATGGTGCTCCGACGCATAGGCTCGAGGAGTACATGAAGATGTCGGCCCGCGTGCTCGAGATCGAGGGCCAGTTCCTCTACATTCCCGGCTGCATGATCATCAGCTTCGACGACAGCGCCACCCACACGACCGAGGTCAAGATTGTCCGTTCGGcacacggcgtcgacctggGCAAGCTGCGCGACGTGCACGACATCTATAAGCAGGTCGTCCACGATCTCATCAGCGTTGACGAGGCCACCATCATGATCGAGAACATCACGAGCCGCAAGCTCAAGTTTGGCAACTGGACGCGTGTGCCGATCTACGGCCTGGCCAGCGTCTGTGTCGCCCCCTTCGCCTTTCAGGGACGCTTCATCGATCTGCCCATCGCCTTTATCCTCGGCTGTATCCTCGGCTGGATGCAGCTTATCCTCGCGCCGAGCAACGAGTTGTACGCCAACGTCTTCGAGATCAcggccgccatcgtcacTTCCTTCCTGGCCCGCGCCTTCGGATCCATCAACAACGGCGAGCTGTTTTGCTTTTCTGCACTGGCGCAGAGCTCCATCGCCCTCATCTTGCCCGGTTACATGGTGCTCTGCAGCAGTTTGGAGTTGCAGAGTCACAACCTGGTGGCCGGGAGTGTGCGCATGGTCTACGCCATGATCTacaccctcttcctcggaTACGGCACCACAATCGGCACCGCCCTCTACGGCATGATCGACAAACACGCAGAATCCCGGACGTCCTGCACCAAGCCGCTTAATAGGAACTGGTACCTGCTCTTCGTCCCGGGCTTCACCCTTTGCCTCTGCATCATCAACCAGGCCAAGTGGAAGCAGACGCCCGTCATGATCATCATCTCGCTGGCCGGGTTCCTCGTCAACAGCTACTCGTccgacttcttcgtcggcaACGCCCAGATCTCCAACATGCTGGGCGCACTCACCGTCGGGCTGCTGGCTAACCTCTACTCCCGCCTCGGTCGCCACGCTCACAACTACTgcctcgacttcctcgactGGTGGGACCTCCGCATGGCTCCGCGCTTTGTCACCGcgagccgtcgccgcaaCGAGCGTCCTCGTCCGGAGATGTATCAGATGTCCGGGCAGACCGGCGCTGGTGCCGGCTCCAACGGGGTCCACACCCCCGGCGAAACCACGCCCGAGACGGCGCCCACCACACCGACGACCGAGGCCTTCTCCGAAAAGGACATGGCCGAAGGCGTCGTCCCCGAGCGAAAGCGCACCGTGGGCTACGGACTTGCCGCCGCAGCCATGCTGCCTGCGATATTCGTGCAGGTACCTAGTGGTCTTGCGGCCGGCGGGTCGCTGCTTGCTGGCGTGACGTCCGCAGACCAGatcaccaacaacaacggcacGACAACCGGTGACTCCTCGGACCTCAACAACTCAGCGTTCGCTGTCCTCCTCAGCGTTATCCAggtcgccatcggcatcaccgTCGGCCTGTTCCTGAGCGCCCTGATGGTATACCCGCTAGGGAAACGTCGCAGCGGCTTGCTCAGCTTCTAG
- a CDS encoding Putative major facilitator, sugar transporter, major facilitator superfamily, giving the protein MSTPNAQPADPIAKGVVATAKQSLKDLFIWKQRTVVVSPTGETHTEWQDPDPIKNPFSLMAQLGPRDWLFFLCGFCAWTADAFDFHALSIQTTKLAHYYDRSKTDITTAITLTLLLRSVGAAFFGLAGDKYGRKWPMVLNMIILGLLQIATIYSTTFQQFLAVRSLFGLFMGGVYGNAIAMALEHCPSNARGLMSGILQQGYSFGYVLAACANLGVGGGVETWKTVFWIAAGISIAVGLVRVCFPESQQFLEAKARGKKTASPGAFWRETKKMLAQEWKMCVYCIILMTWFNFYSHTSQDSYTTFMIAQKEMANAGASRASILMKAGACVGGTIIGYLSQFFGRRRAIIASAIMSACLIPAWILPQGERALSASGFFMQFFVQGAWGVIPIHLNELSPPAFRSSFPGITYQLGNMISSPSAQIVNAIAEKTFVTAPSGHSVEAYGPVMGIATAIIATGIVITTMFGPERRGRSFEHAVAGVEGEMAEAKEIDDHDEEKGSIKAANVEDAARK; this is encoded by the exons ATGTCGACACCAAACGCCCAGCCTGCCGACCCCATCGCCAAGGGTGTCGTGGCCACGGCGAAGCAGTCCTTGAAGGACCTCTTCATTTGGAAGCAGcgcaccgtcgtcgtcagtcCTACGGGCGAGACGCACACGGAATGGCAGGATCCCGATCCCATCAAGAACCCCTTCAGCCTGATGGCCCAGCTAGGGCCCCGCGACtggctcttcttcctctgcgGCTTCTGCGCTTGGACCGCCGATGCCTTTGACTTCCACGCCCTCTCCATCCAGACCACCAAGTTGGCCCATTACTACGATCGTTCCAAGACGgacatcaccaccgccatcaccCTCACTCTTTTGCTCCgctccgtcggcgccgccttcttcggcctGGCTGGTGACAAGTACGGCCGCAAGTGGCCCATGGTTCTCAACATGAtcatcctcggcctgctccaGATCGCCACCATCTACAGCACCACCTTCCAGCAGTTCTTGGCTGTGCGCAGCTTGTTCGGCCTCTTCATGGGAGGTGTCTACGGCAACGCCATTGCCATGGCCCTCGAGCACTGCCC CTCCAACGCCCGTGGCCTCATGTCCGGTATCCTCCAACAGGGATACTCTTTCGGCTACGTCCTCGCTGCCTGCGCcaacctcggcgtcggtggtggtgttgagaCGTGGAAGACGGTCTTCTggatcgccgccggcatctccatcgccgtcggTCTCGTCCGCGTCTGCTTCCCCGAGTCGCAGCAgttcctcgaggccaaggctcGCGGAAAGAAGACGGCGTCCCCCGGCGCCTTCTGGAgagagacgaagaagatgctTGCCCAGGAGTGGAAGATGTGCGTCTACTGCATCATCCTCATGACGTGGTTCAACTTCTACTCGCACACGTCGCAAGACTCGTACACGACCTTCATGATTGCCCAGAAGGAGATGGCCAATGCCGGCGCGTCGCGCGCCTCGATCCTGATGAAAGCCGGCGCCTGCGTCGGTGGCACCATCATCGGCTACCTGTCGCAGTTctttggccgccgccgcgccatcatcgcctcGGCCATCATGTCGGCGTGCCTCATCCCCGCCTGGATCCTGCCCCAGGGCGAGCGTGCCCTCAGCGCCAGCGGCTTCTTCATGCAGTTCTTCGTCCAGGGTGCCTGGGGTGTCATTCCCATCCACCTGAACGAGCTGTCGCCCCCGGCCTTCCGCTCGTCGTTCCCCGGTATCACTTACCAATTGGGTAACAtgatctcgtcgccgtcggcccaGATTGTtaacgccatcgccgagaagacgTTCGTCACGGCCCCCTCAGGCCACAGTGTCGAGGCATACGGCCCCGTTATGGGCatcgccaccgccatcatcgcAACAGGCATTGTCATCACGACCATGTTCGGACCCGAGCGCCGCGGCCGTAGCTTCGAGCACGCCGTtgctggcgtcgagggcgagatggccgaggccaaggagattgacgaccacgacgaggagaagggcagcatcaaggccgccaacgtcgaggatgccgcACGCAAGTAG